From Mycobacterium lacus, one genomic window encodes:
- a CDS encoding STAS domain-containing protein — protein MTITTPASNVTGRTDRQANGTVDCCGAQIRAQCRHLATVVTIRGEIDVVNVDPVSEYIRRFILGHNPVVLDVSEVSYFAAAGISLLHTLDDDCRAVGVEWILVASPAVVELLGADEDQDDNGAMFPIARSVHEALRNLADAIVRRRQLVLPLVKKTA, from the coding sequence ATGACTATCACCACACCGGCTTCGAACGTCACTGGTCGCACTGATCGCCAGGCAAACGGCACCGTTGACTGCTGCGGCGCCCAGATTCGGGCCCAGTGTCGTCACCTGGCGACGGTGGTGACCATCCGAGGGGAAATCGACGTCGTCAACGTGGATCCGGTCAGCGAATACATCCGGCGTTTCATCCTGGGACACAACCCGGTGGTGCTCGACGTCAGCGAAGTGAGTTACTTTGCCGCAGCTGGTATCTCACTCCTGCACACGCTCGATGACGACTGCCGCGCCGTCGGGGTGGAGTGGATATTGGTCGCGAGCCCGGCGGTCGTCGAGCTACTGGGTGCCGACGAGGACCAGGACGACAACGGTGCCATGTTTCCGATTGCACGCTCGGTGCACGAGGCGCTGCGCAACCTGGCCGACGCCATCGTGCGCCGCCGCCAGCTCGTGCTGCCGCTCGTCAAGAAGACGGCTTAG
- a CDS encoding DUF3093 family protein, producing the protein MTPGDSKPRPLFYEPGATWYWVLAGPAAAASMILIEMSSGAGVGLVVPALFLVMVSLFVALQVKAARIHTSVELTKDALRQGTETIPVAEIVKVYPEAENSVDSGKPLQKWQTARTLGELVGVPRGRVGIGLKLTGGRTAQAWARRHRHLRAALTPLVQERVKPASSDLADPDGDDYTGSPR; encoded by the coding sequence GTGACGCCAGGGGATAGCAAACCCAGGCCGTTGTTCTACGAACCCGGCGCCACCTGGTATTGGGTGCTCGCGGGGCCCGCGGCGGCGGCGTCGATGATTCTGATCGAAATGTCCAGCGGCGCCGGTGTTGGGCTGGTCGTTCCGGCGCTCTTCCTGGTGATGGTGTCGCTGTTCGTGGCATTGCAGGTGAAGGCGGCGCGCATCCACACCTCGGTCGAGCTGACCAAGGACGCGTTGCGCCAGGGCACCGAAACGATCCCGGTCGCCGAAATCGTCAAGGTCTATCCGGAGGCGGAGAATTCGGTGGACTCCGGTAAGCCGCTTCAGAAGTGGCAGACGGCGCGGACGCTCGGCGAACTCGTCGGGGTCCCGCGCGGCCGGGTCGGCATCGGCCTGAAGCTCACCGGGGGCCGCACCGCGCAGGCGTGGGCGCGTCGCCATCGTCACCTTCGGGCAGCGCTGACTCCGCTGGTCCAGGAGCGGGTCAAGCCCGCGTCGTCCGACTTGGCCGACCCCGACGGTGACGACTACACCGGGTCACCGCGGTGA
- the hemB gene encoding porphobilinogen synthase, whose amino-acid sequence MRRLVAQTSLEPRHLVLPMFVADGIDEPRPIASMPGVMQHTRDSLRAAAADAVAAGVGGLMLFGVPREEDKDASGSAGANPDGILNVALRDLAKDLGDATVLMADTCLDEFTDHGHCGVLDDRGRVDNDATVAAYVELAVAQAESGAHVVAPSGMMDGQVGAIRDGLDSAGHIDVVILAYAAKFASAFYGPFREAVGSSLSGDRRTYQQETGNMREALREIELDLAEGADIIMVKPAMGYLDVVAAAADISPVPVAAYQVSGEYAMICAAAANNWIDERAAALESLTSIRRAGAGIVLTYWAADAAGWLS is encoded by the coding sequence ATGCGCCGCTTGGTGGCGCAGACCTCGCTGGAGCCAAGGCATTTGGTGCTGCCGATGTTCGTCGCCGACGGTATCGACGAGCCGCGGCCGATTGCCTCCATGCCGGGCGTGATGCAGCACACCCGCGATTCGCTGCGTGCCGCCGCCGCCGACGCCGTCGCCGCCGGGGTGGGCGGGCTGATGCTGTTCGGTGTGCCCCGCGAGGAGGACAAGGACGCGTCCGGCTCGGCCGGCGCCAACCCCGACGGCATCCTCAACGTCGCCCTTCGCGACCTGGCCAAGGACCTCGGCGACGCCACGGTGTTGATGGCGGACACCTGCCTGGACGAGTTCACCGACCATGGCCACTGCGGCGTCCTCGACGACCGGGGCCGAGTCGATAACGACGCCACCGTGGCCGCTTATGTGGAACTGGCTGTGGCGCAAGCGGAATCCGGCGCACACGTGGTGGCGCCGAGCGGAATGATGGACGGTCAGGTCGGCGCGATCCGCGACGGCCTGGATTCCGCCGGCCACATCGACGTGGTAATCCTGGCTTACGCCGCGAAATTTGCCTCGGCGTTCTACGGCCCGTTCCGTGAGGCCGTCGGCTCCAGCCTGTCCGGCGACCGGCGGACGTACCAGCAGGAAACCGGCAACATGCGGGAGGCGCTGCGCGAGATCGAGCTGGACCTCGCCGAGGGCGCCGACATCATCATGGTCAAGCCCGCGATGGGTTACCTGGACGTGGTCGCGGCCGCGGCGGACATCTCGCCGGTGCCGGTGGCGGCCTATCAGGTTTCGGGGGAGTACGCGATGATTTGTGCTGCGGCCGCGAACAACTGGATCGATGAGCGGGCGGCGGCACTGGAGTCACTGACCAGCATCCGGCGCGCTGGGGCTGGCATCGTGCTCACCTACTGGGCCGCCGATGCGGCGGGATGGCTTTCGTGA
- a CDS encoding bifunctional uroporphyrinogen-III C-methyltransferase/uroporphyrinogen-III synthase, producing the protein MTTRGRKPRPGRITFVGAGPGDPGLLTTRAATVLANATLVFTDPDVPQPVLALIGKDLPPVSGPAPAEPAPGNAHAAGPDGDQGTAPAVMAVMSGAPDIRPAVGDPAEVAKTLTAEARTGSDVVRLVAGDPLTVDAVITEVNAVARTHLHIEIVPGLAATTAVPTYAGLPLGSSHTVADVRLDPDNTDWEALAAAPGPLILQATASHLAHAARTLIDHELAESTPCVVTAHGTTCQQRSVETTLQGLTDPAVLGITDAGPSPASGGVPLTGPLVVTIGKTVASRAKLNWWESRALYGWTVLVPRTKDQAGEMSERLTSYGALPIEVPTIAVEPPRSPAQMERAVKGLVDGRFQWVVFTSTNAVRAVWEKFGEFGLDARAFSGVKIACVGESTADRVRAFGISPELVPSGEQSSIGLLDDFPPYDSVFDPVNRVLLPRADIATETLAEGLRERGWEIEDVTAYRTVRAAPPPATTREMIKTGGFDAVCFTSSSTVRNLVGIAGKPHARTIIACIGPKTAETAAEFGLRVDVQPDTAAVGPLVDALAEHAARLRAEGALPPPRKKSRRR; encoded by the coding sequence ATGACGACGCGAGGGCGCAAGCCGCGACCGGGCCGCATCACGTTCGTGGGCGCCGGTCCGGGCGACCCGGGATTGCTGACGACTCGGGCCGCCACGGTGCTGGCGAACGCGACCCTGGTGTTCACCGACCCCGACGTACCCCAGCCAGTGCTAGCCCTGATCGGCAAGGATCTGCCACCGGTCTCCGGACCGGCGCCCGCCGAACCGGCCCCCGGAAACGCCCACGCTGCCGGCCCCGACGGAGACCAAGGCACCGCCCCGGCGGTGATGGCGGTGATGTCCGGGGCCCCCGACATCCGTCCAGCGGTGGGTGACCCCGCCGAGGTCGCCAAGACGCTGACCGCCGAGGCCCGGACGGGTAGCGACGTGGTGCGGCTGGTGGCGGGTGATCCGCTGACGGTCGACGCCGTCATCACCGAGGTGAACGCCGTCGCACGCACCCACCTGCACATCGAGATCGTTCCGGGCCTGGCTGCGACCACCGCGGTTCCGACCTATGCCGGGCTGCCGCTGGGCTCGTCGCACACGGTTGCCGACGTCCGCCTCGACCCCGACAACACAGACTGGGAAGCGCTGGCCGCCGCACCCGGGCCGCTGATCCTGCAGGCCACCGCGTCGCATCTGGCCCACGCGGCACGGACCCTGATCGACCACGAATTGGCCGAGTCCACCCCGTGCGTGGTGACCGCGCACGGCACTACCTGTCAGCAGCGTTCGGTCGAGACCACCCTGCAGGGACTGACCGACCCGGCCGTCCTGGGGATCACCGACGCGGGGCCGTCGCCGGCAAGCGGCGGCGTTCCGTTGACCGGCCCGCTGGTGGTGACCATCGGCAAGACGGTGGCCAGCCGGGCGAAGCTGAATTGGTGGGAGAGCCGGGCCCTGTACGGCTGGACCGTCTTGGTGCCGCGCACCAAGGACCAGGCCGGCGAGATGAGCGAGCGGCTGACGTCCTACGGCGCCCTGCCGATCGAGGTGCCGACCATCGCCGTCGAGCCGCCGCGCAGCCCCGCCCAAATGGAGCGCGCCGTCAAGGGTCTGGTCGACGGCCGGTTCCAGTGGGTGGTGTTCACCTCGACCAATGCGGTCCGTGCGGTGTGGGAGAAGTTCGGTGAGTTCGGCCTGGACGCGCGCGCCTTCTCCGGGGTGAAGATCGCCTGCGTCGGCGAGTCGACCGCGGACCGGGTCCGTGCCTTCGGGATCAGCCCCGAGTTGGTGCCATCCGGGGAGCAGTCCTCGATCGGTCTGCTGGACGACTTCCCGCCCTATGACAGCGTTTTCGACCCGGTGAACCGGGTGCTGTTGCCGCGCGCGGACATCGCCACCGAAACGCTCGCCGAAGGACTGCGCGAGCGGGGCTGGGAGATCGAGGACGTCACCGCCTACCGGACCGTGAGGGCTGCCCCGCCGCCGGCGACTACCCGCGAAATGATCAAGACGGGTGGGTTCGACGCGGTGTGCTTCACCTCGAGCTCGACGGTGCGAAACCTGGTCGGCATCGCGGGCAAGCCGCACGCGCGGACGATCATCGCCTGCATCGGTCCGAAGACCGCAGAGACCGCCGCCGAGTTCGGCTTGCGGGTGGATGTCCAGCCCGATACCGCCGCGGTGGGTCCGCTGGTCGATGCGCTGGCCGAACACGCCGCGCGGCTGCGCGCAGAGGGGGCGCTGCCACCGCCGCGCAAGAAGAGCCGCAGGCGTTAG